In Arvicanthis niloticus isolate mArvNil1 chromosome 4, mArvNil1.pat.X, whole genome shotgun sequence, a single window of DNA contains:
- the Ythdf3 gene encoding YTH domain-containing family protein 3 isoform X4 codes for MSATSVDQRPKGQGNKVSVQNGSIHQKDAVNDDDFEPYLSSQTNQNNSYPPMSDPYMPSYYAPSIGFPYSLGEAAWSTAGDQPMPYLTTYGQMSNGEHHYIPDGVFSQPGALGNTPPFLGQHGFNFFPGNADFSTWGTSGSQGQSTQNSAYSSSYGYPPSSLGRAITDGQAGFGNDTLSKVPGISSIEQGMTGLKIGGDLTAAVTKTVGTALSSSGMTSIATNNVPPVSSAAPKPTSWAAIARKPAKPQPKLKPKGNVGIGGSAVPPPPIKHNMNIGTWDEKGSVVKAPPTQQVLPPQTIIQQPQPLIQPPPLVQSQLPQQQPQPQQPQQQQGPQPQAQPHQVQSQQPQLQNRWVAPRNRGTGFNQNNGTGSENFGLGVVPVSASPSSIEVHPVLEKLKAINNYNPKDFDWNLKNGRVFIIKSYSEDDIHRSIKYSIWCSTEHGNKRLDAAYRSLNGKGPLYLLFSVNGSGHFCGVAEMKSVVDYNAYAGVWSQDKWKGKFEVKWIFVKDVPNNQLRHIRLENNDNKPVTNSRDTQEVPLEKAKQVLKIIATFKHTTSIFDDFAHYEKRQEEEEAMRRERNRNKQ; via the exons ATGTCAGCCACTAGCGTGGATCAG AGACCTAAAGGGCAAGGAAATAAAG TTTCAGTACAAAATGGTTCGATTCATCAAAAAGATGCTGTAAATGATGATGATTTTGAGCCATACTTAAGTAGCCAGACAAATCAG AATAACAGCTACCCACCAATGTCAGATCCATATATGCCTAGTTACTATGCTCCATCCATTGGATTTCCATATTCTCTTGGGGAAGCAGCATGGTCCACGGCTGGAGACCAGCCTATGCCATATCTGACAACATATGGACAAATGAGTAATGGAGAACATCACTATATACCAGATGGTGTTTTTAGTCAACCAGGGGCATTAGGAAATACCCCTCCATTTCTTGGTCAACATGGATTTAACTTTTTTCCTGGTAATGCTGATTTCTCTACATGGGGAACAAGTGGATCTCAGGGACAATCAACACAAAATTCTGCTTATAGTAGCAGTTATGGCTATCCACCTAGTTCTCTTGGGAGAGCTATTACTGATGGACAGGCCGGATTTGGCAATGATACTTTGAGTAAGGTGCCTGGCATTAGTAGTATTGAGCAAGGCATGACTGGACTGAAAATTGGTGGTGACCTGACAGCTGCGGTGACAAAAACTGTAGGTACAGCCTTGAGCAGCAGTGGTATGACTAGCATTGCAACCAATAATGTGCCCCCTGTTAGCAGCGCAGCACCTAAACCAACTTCTTGGGCTGCTATTGCCAGAAAGCCTGCAAAACCTCAACCGAAACTTAAACCCAAGGGCAATGTGGGAATTGGGGGTTCTGCTGTGCCACCACCTCCTATAAAACACAACATGAATATTGGAACTTGGGATGAAAAGGGGTCAGTGGTAAAAGCTCCACCAACCCAACAAGTTCTGCCTCCTCAAACTATAATCCAGCAGCCTCAGCCATTAATTCAACCACCACCATTGGTGCAAAGCCAACTGCCTCAACAGCAGCCTCAGCCACAACAACCACAGCAGCAACAAGGACCTCAGCCACAGGCCCAGCCTCACCAAGTGCAGTCTCAACAGCCACAGTTGCAGAATCGTTGGGTAGCTCCTCGGAATAGGGGAACCGGCTTCAACCAGAACAATGGAACAGGCAGTGAAAACTTTGGTTTAGGTGTTGTACCTGTAAGTGCTTCACCTTCTAGTATAGAGGTGCATCCAGTGCTGGAAAAACTAAAGGCCATAAACAATTATAATCCCAAAGACTTTGACTGGAACCTGAAGAATGGACGTGTGTTTATAATTAAGAGCTATTCTGAGGATGATATACATCGTTCCATCAAGTACTCAATCTGGTGTAGTACTGAGCATGGTAATAAGCGTTTGGATGCAGCTTACCGTTCCCTGAATGGGAAAGGCCCACTCTATTTGCTCTTCAGTGTGAACGGCAGTGGACATTTTTGTGGAGTGGCTGAAATGAAGTCTGTTGTAGACTATAATGCTTATGCTGGTGTCTGGTCTCAGGATAAGTGGAAGGGCAAATTTGAAGTTAAATGGATCTTTGTCAAAGATGTTCCCAATAACCAATTACGACATATTCGCTTAGAAAATAATGACAACAAACCAGTAACCAATTCAAGGGACACTCAAGAAGTCcccctagaaaaagcaaagcaagtgCTTAAAATAATCGCTACTTTCAAGCATACCACCTCAATCTTTGATGACTTTGCACATTATGAAAAGCgtcaagaggaagaggaagccatgCGAAGG gaGAGAAATAGAAACAAGCAATAA
- the Ythdf3 gene encoding YTH domain-containing family protein 3 isoform X2 has protein sequence MSATSVDQRPKGQGNKVSVQNGSIHQKDAVNDDDFEPYLSSQTNQSHGIALAGFKLKTAALASQNNSYPPMSDPYMPSYYAPSIGFPYSLGEAAWSTAGDQPMPYLTTYGQMSNGEHHYIPDGVFSQPGALGNTPPFLGQHGFNFFPGNADFSTWGTSGSQGQSTQNSAYSSSYGYPPSSLGRAITDGQAGFGNDTLSKVPGISSIEQGMTGLKIGGDLTAAVTKTVGTALSSSGMTSIATNNVPPVSSAAPKPTSWAAIARKPAKPQPKLKPKGNVGIGGSAVPPPPIKHNMNIGTWDEKGSVVKAPPTQQVLPPQTIIQQPQPLIQPPPLVQSQLPQQQPQPQQPQQQQGPQPQAQPHQVQSQQPQLQNRWVAPRNRGTGFNQNNGTGSENFGLGVVPVSASPSSIEVHPVLEKLKAINNYNPKDFDWNLKNGRVFIIKSYSEDDIHRSIKYSIWCSTEHGNKRLDAAYRSLNGKGPLYLLFSVNGSGHFCGVAEMKSVVDYNAYAGVWSQDKWKGKFEVKWIFVKDVPNNQLRHIRLENNDNKPVTNSRDTQEVPLEKAKQVLKIIATFKHTTSIFDDFAHYEKRQEEEEAMRRERNRNKQ, from the exons ATGTCAGCCACTAGCGTGGATCAG AGACCTAAAGGGCAAGGAAATAAAG TTTCAGTACAAAATGGTTCGATTCATCAAAAAGATGCTGTAAATGATGATGATTTTGAGCCATACTTAAGTAGCCAGACAAATCAG TCTCatggtatagccctggctggtttcAAACTTAAGACTgctgccttagcctcccag AATAACAGCTACCCACCAATGTCAGATCCATATATGCCTAGTTACTATGCTCCATCCATTGGATTTCCATATTCTCTTGGGGAAGCAGCATGGTCCACGGCTGGAGACCAGCCTATGCCATATCTGACAACATATGGACAAATGAGTAATGGAGAACATCACTATATACCAGATGGTGTTTTTAGTCAACCAGGGGCATTAGGAAATACCCCTCCATTTCTTGGTCAACATGGATTTAACTTTTTTCCTGGTAATGCTGATTTCTCTACATGGGGAACAAGTGGATCTCAGGGACAATCAACACAAAATTCTGCTTATAGTAGCAGTTATGGCTATCCACCTAGTTCTCTTGGGAGAGCTATTACTGATGGACAGGCCGGATTTGGCAATGATACTTTGAGTAAGGTGCCTGGCATTAGTAGTATTGAGCAAGGCATGACTGGACTGAAAATTGGTGGTGACCTGACAGCTGCGGTGACAAAAACTGTAGGTACAGCCTTGAGCAGCAGTGGTATGACTAGCATTGCAACCAATAATGTGCCCCCTGTTAGCAGCGCAGCACCTAAACCAACTTCTTGGGCTGCTATTGCCAGAAAGCCTGCAAAACCTCAACCGAAACTTAAACCCAAGGGCAATGTGGGAATTGGGGGTTCTGCTGTGCCACCACCTCCTATAAAACACAACATGAATATTGGAACTTGGGATGAAAAGGGGTCAGTGGTAAAAGCTCCACCAACCCAACAAGTTCTGCCTCCTCAAACTATAATCCAGCAGCCTCAGCCATTAATTCAACCACCACCATTGGTGCAAAGCCAACTGCCTCAACAGCAGCCTCAGCCACAACAACCACAGCAGCAACAAGGACCTCAGCCACAGGCCCAGCCTCACCAAGTGCAGTCTCAACAGCCACAGTTGCAGAATCGTTGGGTAGCTCCTCGGAATAGGGGAACCGGCTTCAACCAGAACAATGGAACAGGCAGTGAAAACTTTGGTTTAGGTGTTGTACCTGTAAGTGCTTCACCTTCTAGTATAGAGGTGCATCCAGTGCTGGAAAAACTAAAGGCCATAAACAATTATAATCCCAAAGACTTTGACTGGAACCTGAAGAATGGACGTGTGTTTATAATTAAGAGCTATTCTGAGGATGATATACATCGTTCCATCAAGTACTCAATCTGGTGTAGTACTGAGCATGGTAATAAGCGTTTGGATGCAGCTTACCGTTCCCTGAATGGGAAAGGCCCACTCTATTTGCTCTTCAGTGTGAACGGCAGTGGACATTTTTGTGGAGTGGCTGAAATGAAGTCTGTTGTAGACTATAATGCTTATGCTGGTGTCTGGTCTCAGGATAAGTGGAAGGGCAAATTTGAAGTTAAATGGATCTTTGTCAAAGATGTTCCCAATAACCAATTACGACATATTCGCTTAGAAAATAATGACAACAAACCAGTAACCAATTCAAGGGACACTCAAGAAGTCcccctagaaaaagcaaagcaagtgCTTAAAATAATCGCTACTTTCAAGCATACCACCTCAATCTTTGATGACTTTGCACATTATGAAAAGCgtcaagaggaagaggaagccatgCGAAGG gaGAGAAATAGAAACAAGCAATAA
- the Ythdf3 gene encoding YTH domain-containing family protein 3 isoform X1 — protein MFYLDLTLLHRAEETGEESFSVQNGSIHQKDAVNDDDFEPYLSSQTNQSHGIALAGFKLKTAALASQNNSYPPMSDPYMPSYYAPSIGFPYSLGEAAWSTAGDQPMPYLTTYGQMSNGEHHYIPDGVFSQPGALGNTPPFLGQHGFNFFPGNADFSTWGTSGSQGQSTQNSAYSSSYGYPPSSLGRAITDGQAGFGNDTLSKVPGISSIEQGMTGLKIGGDLTAAVTKTVGTALSSSGMTSIATNNVPPVSSAAPKPTSWAAIARKPAKPQPKLKPKGNVGIGGSAVPPPPIKHNMNIGTWDEKGSVVKAPPTQQVLPPQTIIQQPQPLIQPPPLVQSQLPQQQPQPQQPQQQQGPQPQAQPHQVQSQQPQLQNRWVAPRNRGTGFNQNNGTGSENFGLGVVPVSASPSSIEVHPVLEKLKAINNYNPKDFDWNLKNGRVFIIKSYSEDDIHRSIKYSIWCSTEHGNKRLDAAYRSLNGKGPLYLLFSVNGSGHFCGVAEMKSVVDYNAYAGVWSQDKWKGKFEVKWIFVKDVPNNQLRHIRLENNDNKPVTNSRDTQEVPLEKAKQVLKIIATFKHTTSIFDDFAHYEKRQEEEEAMRRERNRNKQ, from the exons ATGTTCTATCTTGATTTGACTTTGCTTCATAGGGCAGAGGAAACAGGCGAAGAATCAT TTTCAGTACAAAATGGTTCGATTCATCAAAAAGATGCTGTAAATGATGATGATTTTGAGCCATACTTAAGTAGCCAGACAAATCAG TCTCatggtatagccctggctggtttcAAACTTAAGACTgctgccttagcctcccag AATAACAGCTACCCACCAATGTCAGATCCATATATGCCTAGTTACTATGCTCCATCCATTGGATTTCCATATTCTCTTGGGGAAGCAGCATGGTCCACGGCTGGAGACCAGCCTATGCCATATCTGACAACATATGGACAAATGAGTAATGGAGAACATCACTATATACCAGATGGTGTTTTTAGTCAACCAGGGGCATTAGGAAATACCCCTCCATTTCTTGGTCAACATGGATTTAACTTTTTTCCTGGTAATGCTGATTTCTCTACATGGGGAACAAGTGGATCTCAGGGACAATCAACACAAAATTCTGCTTATAGTAGCAGTTATGGCTATCCACCTAGTTCTCTTGGGAGAGCTATTACTGATGGACAGGCCGGATTTGGCAATGATACTTTGAGTAAGGTGCCTGGCATTAGTAGTATTGAGCAAGGCATGACTGGACTGAAAATTGGTGGTGACCTGACAGCTGCGGTGACAAAAACTGTAGGTACAGCCTTGAGCAGCAGTGGTATGACTAGCATTGCAACCAATAATGTGCCCCCTGTTAGCAGCGCAGCACCTAAACCAACTTCTTGGGCTGCTATTGCCAGAAAGCCTGCAAAACCTCAACCGAAACTTAAACCCAAGGGCAATGTGGGAATTGGGGGTTCTGCTGTGCCACCACCTCCTATAAAACACAACATGAATATTGGAACTTGGGATGAAAAGGGGTCAGTGGTAAAAGCTCCACCAACCCAACAAGTTCTGCCTCCTCAAACTATAATCCAGCAGCCTCAGCCATTAATTCAACCACCACCATTGGTGCAAAGCCAACTGCCTCAACAGCAGCCTCAGCCACAACAACCACAGCAGCAACAAGGACCTCAGCCACAGGCCCAGCCTCACCAAGTGCAGTCTCAACAGCCACAGTTGCAGAATCGTTGGGTAGCTCCTCGGAATAGGGGAACCGGCTTCAACCAGAACAATGGAACAGGCAGTGAAAACTTTGGTTTAGGTGTTGTACCTGTAAGTGCTTCACCTTCTAGTATAGAGGTGCATCCAGTGCTGGAAAAACTAAAGGCCATAAACAATTATAATCCCAAAGACTTTGACTGGAACCTGAAGAATGGACGTGTGTTTATAATTAAGAGCTATTCTGAGGATGATATACATCGTTCCATCAAGTACTCAATCTGGTGTAGTACTGAGCATGGTAATAAGCGTTTGGATGCAGCTTACCGTTCCCTGAATGGGAAAGGCCCACTCTATTTGCTCTTCAGTGTGAACGGCAGTGGACATTTTTGTGGAGTGGCTGAAATGAAGTCTGTTGTAGACTATAATGCTTATGCTGGTGTCTGGTCTCAGGATAAGTGGAAGGGCAAATTTGAAGTTAAATGGATCTTTGTCAAAGATGTTCCCAATAACCAATTACGACATATTCGCTTAGAAAATAATGACAACAAACCAGTAACCAATTCAAGGGACACTCAAGAAGTCcccctagaaaaagcaaagcaagtgCTTAAAATAATCGCTACTTTCAAGCATACCACCTCAATCTTTGATGACTTTGCACATTATGAAAAGCgtcaagaggaagaggaagccatgCGAAGG gaGAGAAATAGAAACAAGCAATAA
- the Ythdf3 gene encoding YTH domain-containing family protein 3 isoform X3: protein MFYLDLTLLHRAEETGEESFSVQNGSIHQKDAVNDDDFEPYLSSQTNQNNSYPPMSDPYMPSYYAPSIGFPYSLGEAAWSTAGDQPMPYLTTYGQMSNGEHHYIPDGVFSQPGALGNTPPFLGQHGFNFFPGNADFSTWGTSGSQGQSTQNSAYSSSYGYPPSSLGRAITDGQAGFGNDTLSKVPGISSIEQGMTGLKIGGDLTAAVTKTVGTALSSSGMTSIATNNVPPVSSAAPKPTSWAAIARKPAKPQPKLKPKGNVGIGGSAVPPPPIKHNMNIGTWDEKGSVVKAPPTQQVLPPQTIIQQPQPLIQPPPLVQSQLPQQQPQPQQPQQQQGPQPQAQPHQVQSQQPQLQNRWVAPRNRGTGFNQNNGTGSENFGLGVVPVSASPSSIEVHPVLEKLKAINNYNPKDFDWNLKNGRVFIIKSYSEDDIHRSIKYSIWCSTEHGNKRLDAAYRSLNGKGPLYLLFSVNGSGHFCGVAEMKSVVDYNAYAGVWSQDKWKGKFEVKWIFVKDVPNNQLRHIRLENNDNKPVTNSRDTQEVPLEKAKQVLKIIATFKHTTSIFDDFAHYEKRQEEEEAMRRERNRNKQ from the exons ATGTTCTATCTTGATTTGACTTTGCTTCATAGGGCAGAGGAAACAGGCGAAGAATCAT TTTCAGTACAAAATGGTTCGATTCATCAAAAAGATGCTGTAAATGATGATGATTTTGAGCCATACTTAAGTAGCCAGACAAATCAG AATAACAGCTACCCACCAATGTCAGATCCATATATGCCTAGTTACTATGCTCCATCCATTGGATTTCCATATTCTCTTGGGGAAGCAGCATGGTCCACGGCTGGAGACCAGCCTATGCCATATCTGACAACATATGGACAAATGAGTAATGGAGAACATCACTATATACCAGATGGTGTTTTTAGTCAACCAGGGGCATTAGGAAATACCCCTCCATTTCTTGGTCAACATGGATTTAACTTTTTTCCTGGTAATGCTGATTTCTCTACATGGGGAACAAGTGGATCTCAGGGACAATCAACACAAAATTCTGCTTATAGTAGCAGTTATGGCTATCCACCTAGTTCTCTTGGGAGAGCTATTACTGATGGACAGGCCGGATTTGGCAATGATACTTTGAGTAAGGTGCCTGGCATTAGTAGTATTGAGCAAGGCATGACTGGACTGAAAATTGGTGGTGACCTGACAGCTGCGGTGACAAAAACTGTAGGTACAGCCTTGAGCAGCAGTGGTATGACTAGCATTGCAACCAATAATGTGCCCCCTGTTAGCAGCGCAGCACCTAAACCAACTTCTTGGGCTGCTATTGCCAGAAAGCCTGCAAAACCTCAACCGAAACTTAAACCCAAGGGCAATGTGGGAATTGGGGGTTCTGCTGTGCCACCACCTCCTATAAAACACAACATGAATATTGGAACTTGGGATGAAAAGGGGTCAGTGGTAAAAGCTCCACCAACCCAACAAGTTCTGCCTCCTCAAACTATAATCCAGCAGCCTCAGCCATTAATTCAACCACCACCATTGGTGCAAAGCCAACTGCCTCAACAGCAGCCTCAGCCACAACAACCACAGCAGCAACAAGGACCTCAGCCACAGGCCCAGCCTCACCAAGTGCAGTCTCAACAGCCACAGTTGCAGAATCGTTGGGTAGCTCCTCGGAATAGGGGAACCGGCTTCAACCAGAACAATGGAACAGGCAGTGAAAACTTTGGTTTAGGTGTTGTACCTGTAAGTGCTTCACCTTCTAGTATAGAGGTGCATCCAGTGCTGGAAAAACTAAAGGCCATAAACAATTATAATCCCAAAGACTTTGACTGGAACCTGAAGAATGGACGTGTGTTTATAATTAAGAGCTATTCTGAGGATGATATACATCGTTCCATCAAGTACTCAATCTGGTGTAGTACTGAGCATGGTAATAAGCGTTTGGATGCAGCTTACCGTTCCCTGAATGGGAAAGGCCCACTCTATTTGCTCTTCAGTGTGAACGGCAGTGGACATTTTTGTGGAGTGGCTGAAATGAAGTCTGTTGTAGACTATAATGCTTATGCTGGTGTCTGGTCTCAGGATAAGTGGAAGGGCAAATTTGAAGTTAAATGGATCTTTGTCAAAGATGTTCCCAATAACCAATTACGACATATTCGCTTAGAAAATAATGACAACAAACCAGTAACCAATTCAAGGGACACTCAAGAAGTCcccctagaaaaagcaaagcaagtgCTTAAAATAATCGCTACTTTCAAGCATACCACCTCAATCTTTGATGACTTTGCACATTATGAAAAGCgtcaagaggaagaggaagccatgCGAAGG gaGAGAAATAGAAACAAGCAATAA
- the Ythdf3 gene encoding YTH domain-containing family protein 3 isoform X5: MSDPYMPSYYAPSIGFPYSLGEAAWSTAGDQPMPYLTTYGQMSNGEHHYIPDGVFSQPGALGNTPPFLGQHGFNFFPGNADFSTWGTSGSQGQSTQNSAYSSSYGYPPSSLGRAITDGQAGFGNDTLSKVPGISSIEQGMTGLKIGGDLTAAVTKTVGTALSSSGMTSIATNNVPPVSSAAPKPTSWAAIARKPAKPQPKLKPKGNVGIGGSAVPPPPIKHNMNIGTWDEKGSVVKAPPTQQVLPPQTIIQQPQPLIQPPPLVQSQLPQQQPQPQQPQQQQGPQPQAQPHQVQSQQPQLQNRWVAPRNRGTGFNQNNGTGSENFGLGVVPVSASPSSIEVHPVLEKLKAINNYNPKDFDWNLKNGRVFIIKSYSEDDIHRSIKYSIWCSTEHGNKRLDAAYRSLNGKGPLYLLFSVNGSGHFCGVAEMKSVVDYNAYAGVWSQDKWKGKFEVKWIFVKDVPNNQLRHIRLENNDNKPVTNSRDTQEVPLEKAKQVLKIIATFKHTTSIFDDFAHYEKRQEEEEAMRRERNRNKQ, translated from the exons ATGTCAGATCCATATATGCCTAGTTACTATGCTCCATCCATTGGATTTCCATATTCTCTTGGGGAAGCAGCATGGTCCACGGCTGGAGACCAGCCTATGCCATATCTGACAACATATGGACAAATGAGTAATGGAGAACATCACTATATACCAGATGGTGTTTTTAGTCAACCAGGGGCATTAGGAAATACCCCTCCATTTCTTGGTCAACATGGATTTAACTTTTTTCCTGGTAATGCTGATTTCTCTACATGGGGAACAAGTGGATCTCAGGGACAATCAACACAAAATTCTGCTTATAGTAGCAGTTATGGCTATCCACCTAGTTCTCTTGGGAGAGCTATTACTGATGGACAGGCCGGATTTGGCAATGATACTTTGAGTAAGGTGCCTGGCATTAGTAGTATTGAGCAAGGCATGACTGGACTGAAAATTGGTGGTGACCTGACAGCTGCGGTGACAAAAACTGTAGGTACAGCCTTGAGCAGCAGTGGTATGACTAGCATTGCAACCAATAATGTGCCCCCTGTTAGCAGCGCAGCACCTAAACCAACTTCTTGGGCTGCTATTGCCAGAAAGCCTGCAAAACCTCAACCGAAACTTAAACCCAAGGGCAATGTGGGAATTGGGGGTTCTGCTGTGCCACCACCTCCTATAAAACACAACATGAATATTGGAACTTGGGATGAAAAGGGGTCAGTGGTAAAAGCTCCACCAACCCAACAAGTTCTGCCTCCTCAAACTATAATCCAGCAGCCTCAGCCATTAATTCAACCACCACCATTGGTGCAAAGCCAACTGCCTCAACAGCAGCCTCAGCCACAACAACCACAGCAGCAACAAGGACCTCAGCCACAGGCCCAGCCTCACCAAGTGCAGTCTCAACAGCCACAGTTGCAGAATCGTTGGGTAGCTCCTCGGAATAGGGGAACCGGCTTCAACCAGAACAATGGAACAGGCAGTGAAAACTTTGGTTTAGGTGTTGTACCTGTAAGTGCTTCACCTTCTAGTATAGAGGTGCATCCAGTGCTGGAAAAACTAAAGGCCATAAACAATTATAATCCCAAAGACTTTGACTGGAACCTGAAGAATGGACGTGTGTTTATAATTAAGAGCTATTCTGAGGATGATATACATCGTTCCATCAAGTACTCAATCTGGTGTAGTACTGAGCATGGTAATAAGCGTTTGGATGCAGCTTACCGTTCCCTGAATGGGAAAGGCCCACTCTATTTGCTCTTCAGTGTGAACGGCAGTGGACATTTTTGTGGAGTGGCTGAAATGAAGTCTGTTGTAGACTATAATGCTTATGCTGGTGTCTGGTCTCAGGATAAGTGGAAGGGCAAATTTGAAGTTAAATGGATCTTTGTCAAAGATGTTCCCAATAACCAATTACGACATATTCGCTTAGAAAATAATGACAACAAACCAGTAACCAATTCAAGGGACACTCAAGAAGTCcccctagaaaaagcaaagcaagtgCTTAAAATAATCGCTACTTTCAAGCATACCACCTCAATCTTTGATGACTTTGCACATTATGAAAAGCgtcaagaggaagaggaagccatgCGAAGG gaGAGAAATAGAAACAAGCAATAA